The Agarilytica rhodophyticola genome has a window encoding:
- a CDS encoding capsule assembly Wzi family protein gives MSFYWKRTSCWIALLFCSFSHEAYSSGVSPYLSEKLSPLIENEVERLAVVAGIPNLTRPYSLATIFHYLERVRESHPHLYHRLNNSLKPYTHRFSLTHAKAELRYSDQVHPLPNERGNDTDSLANISLRGQWQVADWFAIYGGTHITGYSGSDNDQNNYQPAGSIISIGVDWAQLDIGYKDYWLSPFQSTSQLLSTHAESMPSISLSNNLPIEFFDIRWNYQIFLAEMSRQPVLFNNEFSDTDKPLIAGFHLGFQPTPWWSFSATRILQFAGGERPLDATTVVKAFFDPRAADNDASVDSESGNQIAALSSKINFDGRLPFSFAVEIAGEDTSNNKSYQLGNTALTVGLNFPYFFSENLSLVYEYSDWQDAWYVNNVYREGYANDGFVLGNWALQGQRLGALAGETTEGNSHFIKTQWQTSFDHIISALVRVSDHEDTANFEYQQGWELEVDYSIPVGTHVLTFGAYTGKDNFGEDFAQFKLSLEW, from the coding sequence ATGTCATTTTATTGGAAGCGTACAAGTTGCTGGATTGCATTACTTTTTTGTTCATTTTCACATGAAGCTTACAGTAGTGGTGTTTCCCCTTATTTATCGGAAAAGCTTTCCCCTCTTATTGAAAATGAAGTAGAGCGCTTAGCTGTCGTTGCCGGAATTCCTAATCTAACACGCCCTTATAGCTTAGCCACAATTTTTCATTATCTTGAGCGTGTTAGGGAAAGCCACCCTCATTTGTACCATCGTTTAAACAATTCGTTAAAGCCTTATACCCATCGTTTTTCATTAACTCATGCCAAAGCAGAACTACGTTATTCTGATCAAGTACATCCACTGCCAAATGAGCGCGGTAACGATACGGATTCCCTGGCGAATATTAGTTTAAGAGGGCAGTGGCAGGTGGCAGACTGGTTTGCTATTTATGGTGGCACCCACATTACAGGATATAGTGGATCGGATAATGATCAAAATAATTATCAGCCTGCTGGCAGTATAATTTCTATAGGTGTTGATTGGGCGCAATTAGATATTGGTTATAAAGATTATTGGTTGTCTCCTTTCCAGAGTACTTCTCAATTGCTTAGCACACACGCTGAGAGTATGCCTTCAATATCACTGAGTAATAATTTACCCATTGAGTTTTTTGATATTCGCTGGAATTACCAAATCTTTCTCGCTGAAATGTCTCGCCAGCCGGTGTTATTTAACAATGAGTTTAGTGATACGGATAAACCTTTAATTGCAGGCTTTCATTTAGGCTTTCAACCGACACCATGGTGGTCTTTTAGTGCCACTCGAATTCTCCAGTTTGCCGGTGGTGAAAGACCTTTGGATGCGACCACTGTGGTTAAAGCATTTTTTGATCCGCGCGCAGCAGATAATGATGCCTCAGTTGATTCAGAGTCTGGTAATCAAATTGCTGCGCTTTCCAGTAAAATTAACTTTGATGGACGTCTTCCCTTTTCCTTTGCAGTAGAAATTGCGGGTGAAGATACTTCCAATAATAAAAGCTATCAACTGGGTAATACTGCGCTTACCGTAGGCCTGAACTTCCCTTACTTTTTTTCAGAAAACTTAAGTCTCGTGTACGAATACTCCGACTGGCAGGATGCATGGTATGTCAATAATGTTTATCGCGAAGGCTATGCCAATGATGGATTTGTGCTAGGCAACTGGGCACTACAAGGACAGCGTTTGGGAGCTCTTGCAGGCGAAACAACTGAAGGTAATAGTCATTTTATTAAAACTCAGTGGCAAACTTCCTTTGATCATATTATTTCTGCGCTGGTGCGAGTTTCCGACCATGAAGATACGGCTAATTTTGAGTATCAGCAAGGTTGGGAATTGGAAGTAGATTACTCAATTCCTGTAGGTACTCATGTACTAACTTTCGGCGCTTATACAGGAAAAGATAATTTTGGAGAAGATTTTGCACAATTTAAGTTGTCGTTGGAGTGGTAA
- a CDS encoding glycosyltransferase: protein MSLLRIAIIIDTLNGGGAEKVCLTLAKAIQNEGAFVQLIVLKNKRDYALPEDINVHFLSEQSDLKLYKTKIQQALANSLQCYIDGVGSFDLYLSNLDDCHQIVSILNPPNTYYVIHNSIEQTLKRLIKLGPFKYFRKKKALGCLHGKNLITVSKGLEEELRTSRRIQANSLQTIYNPLDLAEIQTLALAPDSDIPEQPYIIHIGRFAKQKRHDVLFKTLQTWQSPPCTLLLTKPSNKLERVVKRYQVSQYIRVLGFKQNPYALIRNAKALVLCSDFEGFGVVLAEALACQTPVVSTDCPHGPSELLSGSLSKYLVPCNSPEALKMALIKAMDNPEEFENATVLPKLDMQNIAKQYLALV, encoded by the coding sequence ATGAGCTTGCTACGTATTGCGATTATTATTGATACCTTAAATGGCGGTGGCGCTGAGAAAGTATGCTTGACGCTGGCCAAAGCAATACAGAATGAAGGCGCTTTTGTTCAACTCATTGTTTTAAAAAATAAACGTGACTACGCATTACCTGAGGACATTAATGTTCACTTTTTATCTGAACAAAGCGATCTAAAACTATACAAAACCAAAATTCAGCAAGCACTGGCCAACTCACTACAATGCTACATTGATGGTGTTGGCAGTTTCGATTTATATCTTTCAAACCTGGATGATTGCCATCAAATTGTCAGTATTCTGAACCCTCCGAATACCTATTATGTTATTCATAACTCTATAGAACAAACACTCAAACGTTTAATTAAACTAGGGCCCTTCAAATATTTTAGAAAAAAGAAGGCACTCGGATGCCTGCATGGAAAAAATCTTATTACAGTGTCAAAGGGGCTTGAAGAAGAGCTTCGTACAAGTCGACGCATTCAGGCTAATTCACTGCAGACAATATACAACCCTCTTGATTTAGCAGAAATCCAAACACTTGCTCTAGCACCTGACAGCGATATTCCTGAACAACCTTACATCATTCATATTGGCCGCTTTGCTAAGCAAAAACGCCATGATGTATTGTTCAAAACATTACAAACCTGGCAATCTCCGCCATGCACTTTACTATTAACGAAACCGAGTAATAAACTTGAGCGAGTAGTAAAGCGCTACCAAGTTAGCCAATATATTCGCGTTTTGGGCTTTAAACAAAACCCTTATGCCCTTATTCGCAATGCAAAGGCCCTAGTTTTATGTTCAGACTTTGAAGGTTTTGGCGTTGTGCTCGCCGAAGCACTTGCATGCCAAACACCTGTAGTCAGTACCGACTGCCCACATGGACCAAGTGAATTATTAAGCGGTTCGCTAAGTAAATATCTGGTACCATGTAATTCACCCGAAGCGCTAAAAATGGCACTAATAAAAGCAATGGATAATCCTGAAGAATTTGAAAATGCTACTGTACTACCAAAGCTTGATATGCAAAATATAGCCAAGCAATACCTTGCTCTAGTTTAA
- a CDS encoding glycosyltransferase family 2 protein codes for MKISVFFVTLNEAQTIEAAIRSVAGVDEIVVVDSGSSDGTVDICQRLGAKVIHQEWMGFAKQKAFALEQCRNEWCFNLDGDEVVTAGALAEIQGLVENDQCDLIRLPFEDVFMSAPMHHLSRKRSIIRVFKKSKASYPTDKTVHENVISRGRVLKIKNHIIHYGYCDAATLMDKQNKYSSLGAQDKFKKGKRASRLKLLLVFPLIFLKCFLLRKLFLSGTRGFIQAYIEAMYAFLKEAKLYELEYLEKEEKDSKR; via the coding sequence GTGAAGATTAGTGTATTTTTCGTAACCTTAAATGAAGCTCAGACAATCGAGGCGGCAATTCGCAGTGTTGCCGGCGTGGACGAGATTGTTGTTGTTGATTCGGGCTCTTCAGATGGTACGGTAGATATATGTCAGCGGCTTGGTGCAAAGGTCATTCATCAAGAATGGATGGGATTTGCCAAGCAGAAGGCCTTCGCCCTTGAGCAATGTCGTAACGAGTGGTGTTTTAATCTAGATGGTGATGAAGTTGTCACTGCAGGTGCTTTGGCGGAGATACAGGGCTTAGTTGAAAATGATCAATGTGACCTGATTCGCCTGCCTTTTGAAGATGTTTTTATGTCGGCGCCGATGCATCATTTATCCCGCAAGCGCTCAATTATTCGTGTTTTTAAAAAATCTAAGGCCAGTTACCCAACAGATAAAACTGTGCATGAAAATGTGATTAGTCGCGGGCGCGTTCTTAAAATTAAAAATCATATTATTCATTATGGCTACTGCGATGCTGCAACCTTAATGGATAAGCAAAATAAGTATTCATCACTTGGTGCGCAGGACAAGTTTAAAAAAGGTAAACGCGCTTCGCGTCTTAAGTTGTTGCTAGTTTTTCCTCTTATTTTTTTGAAGTGCTTCTTATTACGTAAGCTTTTTCTATCAGGTACTCGGGGCTTTATCCAAGCTTATATTGAAGCGATGTATGCCTTCTTAAAAGAGGCTAAGTTGTATGAGTTGGAATACCTTGAGAAAGAAGAAAAAGATAGCAAGCGTTAA
- a CDS encoding glycosyltransferase family 2 protein has product MERQKLSCFIIVCNEADRIEPCLQSLAGWVDQLIILDSGSTDGTVEIAQRYTQEVYQTDWPGFGPQRNRALAKCRYDWVLNIDADERMTEELRDEIDKTLSQPHLNANLIQIPWRTFLFGKALRFGRYSSPQGKLFKREGVAFKDRQVHETLLIPNEVALTLKAPLLHFSWRSYQHVQEKHLKYACLLAQQKFDAGKRSSIKMAVIRFFLDFLQQYILRLGFLDGWRGFLMAVILGQYAFHKYAALVALQNKDSDAK; this is encoded by the coding sequence ATGGAAAGACAAAAATTATCTTGCTTTATTATCGTTTGTAACGAGGCTGATAGGATAGAACCCTGTCTGCAAAGCCTTGCAGGCTGGGTCGACCAGCTTATTATCTTGGACTCGGGAAGTACCGATGGCACAGTAGAGATTGCGCAACGGTATACACAAGAGGTTTATCAAACAGATTGGCCAGGCTTTGGCCCACAGAGAAATCGAGCTTTGGCTAAATGTCGTTACGATTGGGTTCTTAATATCGATGCTGATGAGCGTATGACCGAAGAGTTACGTGACGAAATTGATAAAACTTTGTCTCAACCTCATCTCAATGCAAATCTAATACAAATTCCTTGGCGAACCTTTCTTTTTGGTAAGGCTTTGCGTTTTGGTCGTTATTCATCCCCTCAGGGGAAGTTATTTAAACGTGAAGGTGTGGCTTTTAAAGATCGGCAGGTGCACGAGACCTTACTGATTCCAAATGAAGTGGCTTTGACTTTGAAAGCACCTCTATTGCACTTTAGTTGGCGAAGTTACCAACATGTGCAAGAAAAGCACCTGAAGTATGCTTGTTTGTTAGCACAGCAAAAATTTGATGCTGGCAAGCGCAGCTCGATAAAAATGGCCGTAATACGTTTTTTTCTGGATTTCTTGCAGCAATACATCCTTAGGTTAGGGTTTTTAGATGGTTGGAGAGGATTTCTTATGGCCGTTATCCTTGGTCAGTATGCATTCCATAAATACGCTGCGTTGGTGGCTCTACAAAATAAGGATTCCGATGCAAAGTAA
- a CDS encoding DUF6492 family protein, translated as MTKINKLGAVLPLCIRGSYDIDDLGRVEILFRSLTAFSAPGLFGTFLVVTPSDEVQIVRQRCEKWSHLGIEVISEEELIPELVNHRELRGWRKQQLVKIAAARRIKEEFFITFDADVICLKPISIDNLIIDGRALLQYEYRSQHPKWWKSSARILKMDADVGNVEYGMTVTPAILAKDLCNKLAEELSDKKYGSWVDKICALHKPKNPSNWTISRFLKSKWTEYSLYYLCAMKLQLLDQYHVTAGSADVPQLMLIHDSHPFENWDVAKSFSNKCPGLFCVVGSKSRLEPEVVWDKVKPFIPFE; from the coding sequence ATGACAAAAATTAATAAACTCGGAGCTGTTTTACCTCTATGCATCCGAGGTAGCTATGATATAGACGATTTAGGGCGTGTTGAGATACTTTTTCGCTCCCTAACTGCTTTCTCCGCTCCTGGCTTATTTGGCACATTTTTAGTTGTGACGCCTTCGGACGAGGTGCAAATTGTTAGGCAGCGCTGTGAAAAATGGTCTCATTTAGGAATAGAGGTTATTTCAGAAGAAGAACTAATTCCTGAGTTAGTCAATCATCGAGAATTGCGGGGGTGGCGTAAACAACAGCTGGTAAAGATCGCAGCAGCGAGGCGGATTAAAGAAGAGTTTTTCATTACCTTTGATGCCGATGTTATATGTTTGAAGCCCATCAGTATAGACAATCTTATTATCGACGGGCGTGCCTTGTTACAGTATGAGTACCGTTCTCAGCACCCTAAATGGTGGAAGTCTTCTGCCAGGATTCTTAAGATGGATGCGGATGTGGGAAATGTTGAGTATGGTATGACCGTAACACCTGCAATTCTTGCCAAGGACTTATGTAACAAGTTGGCTGAGGAACTGAGTGATAAGAAATATGGTTCATGGGTGGATAAAATATGTGCATTACACAAGCCAAAAAACCCATCTAACTGGACTATTAGCCGTTTTCTTAAATCCAAGTGGACCGAGTATTCGCTCTATTATTTATGTGCAATGAAGTTACAGTTGCTAGATCAATATCATGTGACTGCAGGTTCAGCTGATGTTCCACAGCTCATGCTCATTCACGACTCCCATCCATTTGAAAATTGGGATGTCGCTAAAAGCTTTTCAAATAAATGCCCGGGGCTATTTTGTGTTGTTGGCAGTAAATCGAGGTTAGAGCCTGAAGTCGTTTGGGACAAAGTGAAACCTTTTATCCCTTTTGAGTGA
- a CDS encoding glycosyltransferase codes for MASSYDDSKKVLFILPSLGDGGSETSLLNVLRVFEKNGHSIELIIEKQTVAETQDQGEHLMLPDGVKVHHLHDKFMGKSGSKFLRKYALLRLIRQLDVKVAGYDLILSNYVTSNAFVERYFPDKVYYWVHFDFSSQMRKNYEISRRKGDRFKKKLKAYFNNKNLIFVSKGASDFLLSLTGFKARTATVIHNMFDIDRIQNAACEEQNKIPPEPYIIHIARLDIFQKRQDLLFEAFKHIDSRYKLVLLTRSSLELDAMIRNAGLSDRVIVADYQKNPYPWIKKARLLVLCSDYEGLPMSIIESLICHTEVVSTDCPSGPAEILSGALSNNLVPCNDAQAFANKVNEVLANPAPKSSFDDYIQRFSQDTIFPHYLNLIGNEEDSL; via the coding sequence ATGGCTTCTAGCTATGATGATAGCAAAAAGGTTCTCTTTATCCTCCCTAGTCTAGGAGACGGCGGCTCCGAAACATCATTGTTAAATGTGTTGAGGGTTTTTGAAAAAAATGGTCACTCTATCGAGTTAATTATAGAGAAGCAGACAGTAGCTGAGACGCAAGACCAAGGAGAGCACCTAATGCTACCTGACGGTGTTAAGGTTCACCATTTGCATGATAAGTTTATGGGAAAGAGTGGAAGTAAGTTTTTAAGAAAATACGCCTTATTGCGATTAATCCGACAATTGGATGTAAAGGTTGCCGGCTATGACTTAATCTTATCAAACTACGTTACATCTAATGCCTTTGTTGAACGCTATTTCCCTGACAAAGTATATTACTGGGTTCATTTCGACTTTAGTAGCCAGATGCGTAAAAACTATGAAATTTCTCGTCGAAAAGGTGATCGATTCAAAAAGAAGCTAAAAGCGTACTTCAATAATAAAAATCTTATATTTGTGTCTAAAGGTGCTTCAGACTTTCTTTTATCTCTGACTGGTTTTAAAGCGCGCACCGCGACAGTTATTCATAATATGTTTGATATTGATAGGATTCAGAATGCTGCATGTGAAGAGCAAAACAAGATACCTCCGGAGCCTTATATTATTCATATCGCAAGGCTTGATATTTTTCAGAAACGTCAAGATCTGCTCTTCGAAGCATTTAAACATATTGATTCTCGCTATAAATTGGTACTTTTGACGCGTTCTAGTTTAGAGCTAGACGCTATGATTCGTAATGCAGGTTTGAGTGATAGGGTTATCGTTGCTGATTATCAGAAAAACCCGTATCCATGGATTAAAAAAGCTCGATTATTGGTGCTCTGCTCAGATTATGAAGGCTTACCTATGTCCATCATTGAATCCTTAATCTGTCATACCGAAGTGGTCAGTACCGACTGCCCTTCAGGACCAGCTGAAATTCTTAGCGGTGCTTTATCTAACAACTTAGTACCATGCAATGATGCTCAAGCATTTGCCAATAAGGTTAATGAAGTACTGGCAAATCCTGCTCCTAAAAGCTCTTTTGACGACTATATTCAAAGGTTTTCGCAAGATACCATCTTCCCTCATTACCTAAACTTAATCGGTAACGAGGAGGATTCATTATAA
- a CDS encoding glycosyltransferase family 25 protein, whose translation MKIFIINLAESKERKDFLTQQLSPFSLDYAFFEAIDGRKSKHYLFDHYQISRKSSSLDLQLSGGELGCWASHYLLWETCVNTQETIVVLEDDITIDNNFPKALHAAKQLIDKYHYIRLSCVWDNRNQKIDNYGNHTLIRYFKPPSGTQAYMISPRAAQNFINHAKTWHCAVDNFMDSYWIHKTECYALKPFSIHLTDLPSDINRNIHKPKLSLLQKTGKEYARALNKAAQFNHNIKYNLKRIINTKQF comes from the coding sequence ATGAAGATATTTATTATAAATCTCGCAGAATCTAAAGAGCGCAAAGACTTTCTTACTCAACAACTCTCCCCCTTTAGTTTAGATTACGCTTTTTTTGAGGCTATTGACGGTCGCAAAAGCAAGCATTATTTGTTTGACCACTATCAAATCAGCAGAAAAAGTTCCTCTTTAGATTTGCAGCTATCAGGAGGTGAGCTCGGATGCTGGGCATCTCACTATCTATTGTGGGAAACTTGCGTAAACACACAAGAAACAATAGTAGTTTTAGAAGATGACATTACGATTGATAATAATTTTCCTAAAGCATTACATGCAGCAAAACAGTTAATTGATAAGTATCATTATATTCGCCTTTCATGTGTCTGGGATAATAGAAATCAAAAAATAGATAACTATGGTAATCACACATTAATTCGCTATTTTAAACCGCCTTCAGGTACACAAGCGTATATGATATCACCTAGAGCTGCACAAAACTTTATAAATCATGCAAAAACTTGGCACTGTGCTGTTGATAATTTTATGGATAGTTATTGGATTCATAAAACCGAATGTTACGCACTAAAGCCTTTTTCAATCCATTTAACTGATTTACCAAGCGACATAAATAGAAATATCCATAAGCCAAAGCTTTCTTTGTTACAAAAAACTGGGAAGGAATATGCAAGGGCACTAAATAAGGCTGCTCAATTCAATCATAATATTAAATATAATTTGAAGCGAATTATAAATACAAAACAATTTTAA
- a CDS encoding DUF799 domain-containing protein, with the protein MTYRYCKLYILLIVSIIFAGCESASTYHDNSAFLESRPRSIVVIPPLNNSIEVNASYTFLSTISKPLAEKGYYVFPVAVIDLFMKENGLPGPAEMNNIPLDKIRENIGADAALYIVIDDWGQKYQVLSSAAVVHADLRLIDTRSGALLWSGRARAEHSSDNGQNGLAGALIGAIVDQVAGSVIDHTYDLSREANNKAIYQSGFLDGPYRLPD; encoded by the coding sequence ATGACTTATCGATACTGCAAATTATATATTTTATTAATAGTTAGTATTATTTTTGCTGGTTGTGAATCGGCTTCTACCTACCATGATAATAGTGCCTTTTTAGAGTCTAGGCCTCGCTCTATTGTGGTGATTCCCCCTCTTAATAACTCAATCGAAGTTAATGCAAGCTATACATTTTTGTCGACTATTTCCAAGCCCCTTGCTGAAAAAGGCTATTATGTCTTTCCTGTAGCAGTAATCGATTTGTTTATGAAAGAAAATGGATTGCCTGGTCCTGCCGAGATGAATAATATTCCCCTTGATAAAATTCGAGAAAATATTGGTGCTGATGCAGCTTTGTATATTGTGATCGACGACTGGGGACAAAAGTATCAAGTGCTATCATCTGCAGCGGTTGTGCATGCGGATCTTCGCTTGATTGATACCCGTAGTGGCGCTCTGTTATGGAGTGGTCGCGCGCGCGCAGAGCATAGTAGTGACAATGGCCAAAATGGTTTGGCTGGAGCCCTTATTGGTGCGATTGTCGATCAGGTTGCCGGCTCTGTTATTGATCACACTTATGATTTATCTCGCGAAGCTAACAATAAGGCAATTTATCAAAGTGGGTTTTTAGATGGGCCTTATCGATTACCTGACTAG
- a CDS encoding DUF4810 domain-containing protein: MQFSSFKYTSFLLLAAILLNGCTSTDTLYHWGNYEGLLYKMYNEPGEATPEVQIERLIVDIQKAEAYGKKVPPGVFAHLGVMYAANGNLAKAQEAFIEEKTLFPEAAVLVDGMILRSQNSYNSK, encoded by the coding sequence ATGCAGTTTTCTTCTTTTAAATACACTAGTTTCTTGTTATTAGCTGCTATCTTATTAAATGGATGTACTTCCACAGATACGCTCTATCATTGGGGCAACTATGAAGGCTTACTATATAAAATGTATAACGAACCTGGAGAAGCCACACCAGAGGTTCAAATTGAACGTCTTATTGTAGATATTCAGAAGGCAGAAGCCTATGGTAAAAAAGTACCTCCAGGTGTTTTCGCCCATTTAGGTGTGATGTACGCGGCAAATGGAAATCTAGCCAAGGCTCAAGAGGCTTTTATCGAAGAGAAAACTCTATTTCCTGAAGCGGCTGTGTTAGTGGATGGTATGATTCTGCGTTCGCAGAATAGCTATAACAGTAAATGA
- a CDS encoding CsgG/HfaB family protein, protein MLSLKRTLSFICLPLIIILGGCSTTESHREVVSEKVQSYGTSYSGKKHTLVVGKFENRSNYLQGLFSSNIDRLGNQAKTILKTHLQQTNRFKLVDRENMEGIAEEAELAGIQQKLKGARYTVTGAVTEFGRKQTGDKQLFGILGSGKKQTAYAKVSLNIVDVVSSEIIYSVQGAGEYALSNREVLGFGSDAGYDATLNGKVLNFAITNTVNAMVRDIENGVWQVTE, encoded by the coding sequence ATGCTATCCCTTAAACGAACTTTAAGTTTTATATGTCTACCTTTAATTATTATTTTGGGTGGATGTTCTACTACAGAATCTCATAGAGAGGTAGTATCGGAAAAAGTACAAAGTTATGGGACATCTTATTCTGGTAAAAAGCATACTTTAGTTGTTGGAAAATTTGAAAATCGTTCAAATTACTTGCAAGGACTGTTCTCTTCCAATATTGATCGTTTGGGCAATCAAGCGAAAACTATTTTAAAAACCCATTTACAGCAAACTAATCGGTTTAAGCTGGTTGATCGTGAAAACATGGAAGGTATTGCTGAAGAAGCTGAGCTTGCTGGTATACAACAAAAACTTAAAGGCGCGCGTTATACCGTAACGGGTGCTGTCACAGAGTTCGGCCGTAAGCAAACCGGGGATAAACAACTTTTCGGTATTTTAGGATCAGGCAAAAAGCAAACAGCGTATGCTAAAGTCTCTTTAAATATCGTTGATGTCGTGAGTTCTGAAATTATTTACTCAGTACAAGGTGCTGGTGAGTATGCCCTTAGTAACCGTGAAGTATTAGGTTTTGGAAGTGATGCGGGCTATGACGCTACTCTTAATGGTAAGGTGCTTAATTTTGCAATAACAAATACAGTAAACGCTATGGTAAGAGATATTGAAAACGGAGTATGGCAAGTCACTGAATAA
- a CDS encoding NAD(P)(+) transhydrogenase (Re/Si-specific) subunit beta — translation MQLHTDLTALAYLASAVLFILALRGLSSPESSRLGNTLGIIGMALAVITTIMSPEITSYAWIFVALAIGAVIGVGIASKIAMTAMPQLVAAFHSLVGLAAVLVAGAAYSNPGAFHLLSDSGQIFVASKVEMSLGAAIGAMTFSGSVIAFTKLQGLVSGAPVVFKGQHLLNAILGLSIVVLIILFCINEAPWMFIALVALSFLLGVLIIIPIGGADMPVVVSMLNSYSGWAAAGIGFTLHNNALIVTGALVGSSGAILSYIMCKAMNRSFFSVILGGFGAEAEAGGSSAAVADRAVKQGSAEDAAFIMKNAGSVIIVPGYGMAVAQAQHALSEMANALKDAGVKVTYAIHPVAGRMPGHMNVLLAEANVSYDDVFELEDINNEFQTADVAFVIGANDVTNPAAKTDPSSPIFGMPILEVANAKTVLFVKRGMAAGYAGVQNELFFRDNTMMLFGDAKKMVEGVIKSIE, via the coding sequence ATGCAATTACATACTGATTTGACGGCACTTGCCTATCTTGCCTCTGCTGTCCTATTTATTCTCGCATTGCGAGGCTTATCGTCACCCGAATCTTCGCGACTTGGCAATACCCTTGGCATTATCGGCATGGCTTTGGCTGTTATTACGACCATAATGAGTCCCGAAATTACCTCTTATGCTTGGATTTTTGTCGCTTTAGCCATTGGTGCGGTTATAGGTGTAGGGATAGCATCCAAAATCGCTATGACAGCTATGCCGCAGTTAGTGGCAGCCTTCCATAGTTTAGTGGGGCTAGCGGCGGTGCTGGTTGCTGGAGCGGCTTATAGTAATCCAGGTGCTTTTCATTTGTTATCTGACAGCGGTCAGATTTTTGTTGCCAGTAAAGTCGAAATGTCATTAGGTGCAGCGATTGGTGCCATGACATTCTCTGGTTCAGTGATTGCGTTTACGAAACTGCAGGGTCTGGTCTCTGGTGCTCCTGTGGTTTTTAAAGGACAGCACTTGTTAAATGCAATCTTGGGACTATCTATCGTCGTTTTGATTATTCTATTTTGTATCAATGAAGCACCATGGATGTTCATTGCCCTGGTTGCGTTGTCATTCTTGCTGGGAGTATTGATTATTATTCCCATTGGCGGTGCGGACATGCCGGTAGTGGTATCCATGCTTAATTCCTATTCCGGTTGGGCCGCCGCAGGCATCGGTTTTACTCTGCATAATAATGCGTTAATTGTCACCGGTGCATTAGTGGGCTCATCAGGTGCAATCCTGTCTTATATTATGTGTAAGGCAATGAACCGCTCGTTTTTCAGCGTTATCCTTGGTGGTTTTGGTGCTGAAGCCGAAGCCGGTGGAAGTTCTGCTGCAGTTGCCGATCGTGCGGTCAAACAGGGAAGTGCGGAAGATGCCGCATTCATTATGAAAAACGCAGGTTCCGTTATTATTGTGCCCGGTTATGGCATGGCGGTCGCTCAAGCGCAGCACGCCCTTAGTGAGATGGCGAATGCCTTGAAAGATGCTGGAGTAAAGGTAACTTATGCGATTCATCCCGTGGCAGGCAGGATGCCGGGGCATATGAATGTACTGCTAGCGGAAGCGAATGTCTCCTACGACGATGTTTTTGAGTTAGAAGATATTAACAATGAATTTCAAACAGCCGATGTAGCATTTGTTATAGGTGCTAACGACGTGACCAACCCAGCAGCTAAGACTGACCCCAGCAGTCCGATTTTTGGAATGCCCATCTTAGAAGTCGCTAATGCTAAGACCGTACTATTTGTTAAGCGGGGCATGGCAGCAGGTTACGCGGGTGTGCAAAACGAGTTGTTTTTTAGAGACAACACTATGATGCTATTCGGCGATGCCAAGAAGATGGTTGAGGGGGTTATTAAAAGTATAGAATAG
- a CDS encoding proton-translocating transhydrogenase family protein, with protein sequence MPSEFVSQLSIFILAVFIGYYVVWSVTPALHTPLMAVTNAISSVIIVGAIIAAGPQGWSISKALGFVAIMLAAVNIFGGFAVTQRMLAMYKKKK encoded by the coding sequence ATGCCATCAGAATTTGTGTCTCAACTGTCAATTTTTATTCTTGCCGTGTTCATCGGCTACTATGTCGTCTGGAGCGTGACACCCGCTTTACATACACCTCTAATGGCCGTAACTAATGCCATATCCAGTGTGATTATTGTCGGTGCTATTATCGCAGCCGGTCCTCAAGGATGGAGTATTTCAAAGGCCCTTGGCTTTGTTGCCATTATGCTGGCTGCCGTCAATATCTTTGGCGGCTTTGCTGTCACACAGCGCATGCTAGCCATGTATAAAAAGAAAAAATAA